One Funiculus sociatus GB2-C1 genomic window, CAAAGTATCCCAGCGCATTCTTATCTCGACTAACACCTTGTACCAGTACGTTGTCATCTTCGCTAGCAGTGAAATCACTCCGGCTGGCTTTGGCTTTGCCGTTAACAGCTTCGGTAAAGTAATCAAAGGTTCCAGAACTAGCACCCGGCCCAAATAGCTTTATAGGTGCATTGGGGAATGAAGAACGTACTTGGTTCCAAGTTTTGACTTTACCTTGTGCCGCAGGCTCCCACATTTTCTTGAGTTCTGCAACTGTCAGGCTCTTGACCCAAGTGTTTGCTGGGTTAACCACAACAGTTAAGGCATCATAAGCAATTGGCAGTTCAACGTACTGAACGCCAGCGGCTTTACACGCCGCCATTTCTGAGGTGCTGATGGGACGCGAGGCGTTAGAAATATCTGTCTCGCCAGAACAGAACTTTTTGAAGCCGCCGCCAGTACCGGAAACGCCAACTGTAACTCTTACTGCGCCTCTTTTTGACTTCTGAAACTCTTCCGCTACGGCTTCAGTAATTGGGAAAACTGTGCTGGAACCGTCAATCTTAATTGTTGCTGGACTTTGGGACTTAACCGCAGATACTGATAAAGCAATTGTTGCAGCTGTGATTGCCGCAGTACCTATTGCTGTCAAGCGGTTAAGCTTAAACTTTACTTCGTTGACTGCCATATCCTTCGCTCCGGAACCCTAAGTTCGCTCTAAATCTAACCTCAGATAGAATACGTGTTCATGGTTAAGGATTTATAATCTAAGCTTATAAATAGATTAAAATTGATTTACCTTTAGATAAAAAAGGAATTAAATTTTGGTTAAGAGCGCTGTTATACTAACTAAAACTTAGACTGGATAAAGGTAAACGCTATCCTTAATATAAAGACAAGAAACACAAACTAAAATCAAATACCAAAAAGGTTTTGAATTCGTTGACGTATCCGAATAAAAGGAGTCGGTTCTGTGATTCCTTCAGCGAGTAATCCTAAATCTCTTAGCGCCTGTTGCCTTTCAGATAATTTTTGAGCAATCTGATCGGCTAATTCTCGATGATCTACCAAAAGTTTCTGTAAATCGTGGCGATCTACTACAAACAAAATTGAATCTTCCAAAGTGCGAACCGTAGCTGAACGAGGGGTTCCCATCAGCAAAGACATTTCCCCAAAAAATTCGCCTTGGTGAAGCGTGGCAATATATTTCTCTGCTTTTTGGGAAAAAACTTCTACAGACCCGGTGAGAATAATGTAGAATGAATCGCCTGGGTCATTCTCTTGACATACAACTTGTCCGTTTGGAAAAAGTTGCCGATACCCGTATTCAATTAATTGCCGCAATTCTAAATCACTACACCCTTCAAAGTATGCTACGCGCCGCAACAAATCGCGCAGCGTCCAATTGTCAGGAGATTTTGAAACTAGCTTGTTGTTGGATGCGATCGCGCCATTCTGGGAGTTGATGCCATTGGAAACATCTGCGGCGTTATGTTTTTGAAACAAATTTTCTAATTTTTCTAGATTTCGGATGGTCACATCTCGCTGGGGAAAAGGAATCTCAATGCCTCGATAGCGAAATTCATGCTCAATCAAAAAGTTTAAAGAGCTTTTAATTGGATCGCTATTTTGTGGCTGGTCGATCCAAAGTACCAGTTCAAAATCTAAAGAACTTTCTCCGAAAGCTTTAAACCAAACTTTGGGAGGAGGAGAATATAAAACACCAGGTTCCACGCGAGCGGCGGCTAAAAGTGCCTCTGTAACTAATACCGGATCGCTACCATATGCCACGCCAATTGGAAGATGAATGCGACAATTAGAATCTTTATAACTCCAGTTAATAATATGATTTTCGACAAAACGAATATTAGGAACAATGACGACAACGCCATTAAGTGTACGGACAATAGTGGAGCGAATAGAAATGTTTTCTACAGTTCCAAGCAGGTTCTCGATTTCGATAAAGTCTCCGACTCTGATTGGTTGTTCAACAAGTAGCGTGAGTCCGCTGATAAAGTTGCTGGCTAAATTTTGTAAACCGAAACCTACACCAATCCCGATAACTCCAGCAAATACAGTCAGAGAGCTGAGGTTGATGCCTGCTGTTTGCAGCACAATCATAAAACCCAAGCCTACCAAAAAATAGCTAAGGACGGATGCGATCGCTTCTCGACTTCCCCTATCTAATCCCACTCGTACCAGCAGCTTCCGCTTTATCCACTCACTAATGGCGCGAGAAATCACAAATACCGTCAAGGCTAACAAAATCAGTTGGACAATCAAACCAAGCGAGAGAGAGTTGCTGCC contains:
- a CDS encoding PstS family phosphate ABC transporter substrate-binding protein, with translation MAVNEVKFKLNRLTAIGTAAITAATIALSVSAVKSQSPATIKIDGSSTVFPITEAVAEEFQKSKRGAVRVTVGVSGTGGGFKKFCSGETDISNASRPISTSEMAACKAAGVQYVELPIAYDALTVVVNPANTWVKSLTVAELKKMWEPAAQGKVKTWNQVRSSFPNAPIKLFGPGASSGTFDYFTEAVNGKAKASRSDFTASEDDNVLVQGVSRDKNALGYFGYAYYDENKSKLKAVPIDSGKGPVSPSAQAVQNGTYTPLSRPMFIYVSSKSINKPEVQQFVQYYIGNAGKFAREVKYVALPAQAYTLASNHFKNKKFGTVFAGDTKTGLRIEQLLQLEAKQ
- a CDS encoding cyclic nucleotide-binding domain-containing protein — encoded protein: MNWIVTSAQQIFAGLFWLFTTPFFNIGSNSLSLGLIVQLILLALTVFVISRAISEWIKRKLLVRVGLDRGSREAIASVLSYFLVGLGFMIVLQTAGINLSSLTVFAGVIGIGVGFGLQNLASNFISGLTLLVEQPIRVGDFIEIENLLGTVENISIRSTIVRTLNGVVVIVPNIRFVENHIINWSYKDSNCRIHLPIGVAYGSDPVLVTEALLAAARVEPGVLYSPPPKVWFKAFGESSLDFELVLWIDQPQNSDPIKSSLNFLIEHEFRYRGIEIPFPQRDVTIRNLEKLENLFQKHNAADVSNGINSQNGAIASNNKLVSKSPDNWTLRDLLRRVAYFEGCSDLELRQLIEYGYRQLFPNGQVVCQENDPGDSFYIILTGSVEVFSQKAEKYIATLHQGEFFGEMSLLMGTPRSATVRTLEDSILFVVDRHDLQKLLVDHRELADQIAQKLSERQQALRDLGLLAEGITEPTPFIRIRQRIQNLFGI